The following nucleotide sequence is from Zea mays cultivar B73 chromosome 1, Zm-B73-REFERENCE-NAM-5.0, whole genome shotgun sequence.
CCGTGCGGTGCGGTCACCGAAGGCGTGCGCGATCAAGTTCCCCACCCTCGTCTCCCAGGGGCTGCTCTTCGTGTGGCCCGATGAGAATGGGTGGGAGAAAGCGGCCGCCACCAAGCCTCCAATGTGCGTAGAGTCAGACTTTGGACTGCGGCTAATTGGTTGGATTCAGTTTTGCATTTCGGTGTCTGAATTCGATCTTGTTTGGTTTCAGGTTGCCGAAAGAATTTGAGGACCCGGCCTTCTCCACGGTGACAATCCAGAGGGACTTGTTCTATGGTTATGATACGTTGATGGAGAACGTCTCTGATCCGTCCCATATAGAATTTGCTCACCACAAGGTACTTGGTACAGTGAGAAAGCTTAGTTGCTTGCCACACTTAAGCACCATGATAGTATTTTTCAGTTGAAAGTTGGTGATTCGAGGAAAGATGTTTTGTTGCAACCAATTTGTGTAGTTTGCTAAAAAATCACCACCTCAATACTGTTTAATTGTGTAGGCCTCTTATCGTTTCTGATTGCCAGTGTGCAAGTTTAACTAACTGTTAGATCTTAACTGTGGATGTACCCATATATTTTTTTTGCATCATAGTTTTATTCTTTTTTACTTATGCTGCATTGAAATTCCTCAGAAATGACTTATAATGGGCAAAAGGGCTGAATGGTCTGAGTCTGGCCTCTTATCGTTTCTGATTGCCAGCGTGCAAGTTTAACTAAGGTcccgtttggtttgagggatTAAATATCAGTGCCTCCATTTTAGTCCCATTTAGTCCATAAATTGACAAACGGTGGGACTAAAACAAGGACTAAACTGTTCtagtctctagtccctcaagGGATGACTCTAAGGGGCTAAACCATAAAAATCCACTTTTTGGCCCTCCTTCATTTCAGTTGCACTAATGGCGGGAGGATGTTAAGGAGTATTTTGGTCttcttatgattcatttaatgtGTTTTGAATACTTATAGTTTTTAGAACCAAACAGGGtagggactaaattttagtcttCTAACTAAACTTTCGTCCCtggactaaaggaaccaaacccTAACTGTTAGATCTTAACTGTGGATGCACCCATATATATTTTTGCATCATAGTTTTATTCTTTTTTACTTACGCTACTTGCTTAGTCTGAACAGGCAttaatagggtgtttggtttgagggatTAGTTAGTTCACCCACTCATTCCTCTTTTCTTTGTTTGGTTTGTTGAATGGAGTAGGTTGGTCAGTGCATTATCACATCATTCCTCAGACTAGTAGTTAGTACTAGTATGAAGAATGGGGTCATTCAACCAAATTTAAGGAATTGACTCATGATGCATCACCACATTTAGAATGGAGTGGCTCCTCAAACCAAACCCTATAAATGACTGGCTGAGTTAATTGTGCTATCTGTGTGTCATGAACTTGTGCCGGCAGCATAGACAAAcaaaatgctttattttctcgGGATACATGGTTTCAGCAAATCCACTCATGTTTCAGATTTTAACTCTTCACAGGTTACTGGACGAAGAGATAGAGCCAGGCCTTTGACATTCAGGATGGAATCAAGTGGTGCCTGGGGTTACTCAGGAGCAAATTCTGGTAATCCTCGCATTACTGCAACTTTTGAGGCCCCTTGTTATGCATTAAACAAGTAAGTTTCAGAAAAGTACCTGGTCATCTTTGAGTGTGGAGTGATTCTTATTTACCACTTAAGCAATTCAGTCGTTATACGGTTCTGAACTTCTGTTAACTGGCTTGTACAGAATAGAGATAGACACAAAGTTACCCATTTTTGGCGACCAGAAATGGGTCATATGGATTTGCTCTTTCAACATTCCAATGGCCCCAGGGAAGACTCGTTCTATTGTCTGTAGCGCTCGAAACTTTTTCCAGTTCACAATGCCAGGAAAAGCATGGTGGCAGGTACATGTGTGTTTAGTGTTTCCTTTACTTAAGCTTTGTTTTCCTATTTGTTTTGTCAACATAATCTTTTAACTGCTAAAACGAACTTGTTCTCGCGTTTTTGTGGGAAACAAGGCAAAGGTCCCTAGTCCCTACTGTAGGCATATATTATTGGCAGAGTTTATTACTTGGTCATGTTTGAATTTATATGTGTACAGTCAAATGTTGATAGCTTCTTTCTCTTGGTGTAGCTTGTTCCTCGATGGTATGAACATTGGACTTCAAATTTGGTCTATGATGGCGATATGATCGTTCTTCAAGGCCAGGAGAAGATTTTCCTAGCTGCAACCAAGGAGTCTTCTACGGATATTAATCAGCAGTACACAAAGATCACATTCACGCCCACACAAGCTGATCGATTTGTTTTAGCATTCCGCACGTGGCTAAGGAAATTTGGCAATAGCCAGCCGGAGTGGTTTGGAAATCCTACACAAGAAGCATTGCCTTCCACCGTCCTTTCAAAGCGCGAGGTAAAAGCCATCTGGGTCACCAAAAAAGTTTCAGTATAATATTTGCTTCAGACATAAAATATCTGAATATGACAACCTTTTTGGTGGTCAAAGATCTGTTTTGCTTACATTCTTAATACTCGATGCATTGGTAAGTTATTACAGTTATCCTTTTTACTCGATTTTTCCCTTTCTGAGCAGAACGTATTATCACGTCTTCATTGTTTGTACACTTGGTTTCTATGACACACAAATTTTTGTTTTACATTATCAGTTGTCATATGAACTAATGTATTTACAGCAACCTGCTTAAGTGCTTAGTATCACAAAGGGACAAATTCAATGAAATATTTGGAAAGATAGTAGCGTCGAACCACTCTCACTGCTAGGCATTTGAGAATAGTTACTTAACTGACAGCGAAGTTCACCTTCTACCGACTGGATCTGGAAACAGTATCTTGAAGTAGTCACACGTAAACCTTCATCAGCTGTGTTTCTGCGTTCCAGTAACTCATGTATTCTTATGATTGACTTTGTGTTATGCAGATGCTAGACAGATACGAGCAGCACACGTTGAAATGCTCGTCTTGCAAAGGAGCATATAATGCTTTCCAGAATCTGCAGAAGGTATTCATGGGAGCGACAGTAGTTTGCTGTGCTGCCGCTGGTATTCCTCCAGATGTTCAGCTCAGGCTATTGATCGGTGCGGCTGCTTTGGTCAGTGCCGCTATAGCATACGCATTCCATGAGCTCCAGAAGAATTTTGTATTCGTGGATTACGTGCATGCTGACATTGATTGAAAGATTCGTGAGGATCTGTTGTGTCGACATCACTCGCTCGCGAGTCGTGTCTGTAGTCTAGGGCTCTAGGCGTCTAGGTAGGGAAAGTAACTTTTTGCCGGGTATAGGTCATATTGCTCACATATGTATTTTGTATAGTGTATGCACTCAACTGTAGCCGATGCAGTGCGAAAATATAGTTTTTATGTTATTATCTATTGGATTAAAATTGTCTCCAGATCCTTTTAGCATGTAAAATGCCATTTTTCAAATGGAAGTTCTCAATTGCGCCTATAGTTGCAGGGAACATTCTGATGTGATCATGCCATTCTCTGGCTCTGAGCAGTTAGAGCTGGGCACGAAGATGGCATGTGAAACTATTTCAATACAGTGTCTGGTCAGAATCTTCTGTAATGGTGAGCCTTTGGTTTGTGACCCAAGTAATGAGCCAAGCCAAATTGTATCCATTTCTAGGAAACATGAACTTTGTTTGATTTGAGGCTAAAATTTGGCCAAGCAGAAAAGAAACCCATCATATTCAACCAGTTGTCTTTTCTAATAAAATGCTAGGCAAAACATGAGTGAGCAAAATCGTTTGTTTCAGTTTTGCCTCCCTAAATTTTTTACTAAGTGCCATTTTGTCTAACCTGATGTTTGTATAATCTAACTTGTCATAGGTATTTCGGCCAACTTTTTTTTTTGCCTTTTGACCCTTTTTACGAAAGATTTTCATAACTACACGTTTTCTGCTTTGAATTCAAGAAATAGACTCTTACCTCGACGCCGTTATTATTGACGCCGATGTTACATGTCTTGACGCCAAAATAAAAGTCCTCTCTGGCATCTACGTGGCAGGGGATCGGCGCCGTGATTGTTAGCGCCGACCCCTCTTATACGGGGTCGAACGGTGATCTTCCCGTGGCACCGTCTGCTGTCTGGGACGCATGTCGGTCAAATGCGATGGGTGCGGATTCTACCCTCCAAGACACGCGATGGCGATCTAACGTGCAACATGCGTGCGTGTCAGCGATATGGTTTTTGGAGCGGTTTCTTGAGAAGCTTGGCACACAGACACCCCCCCTGAAATGATGGCTTGTGCCGGTTGTAAAAGCTTAAAAAAATTTAGGCCACTGAGTAGCGGTGTGTTGTTTTATTATATGTGGCTTATGTGGCTGACGGCTGAGTACTGTCTCCTTTTTCTGTTTAATTTACCCATATGCATTCACTGCTGATGGCACTAGCTTCCTGCTCGAACTACTTTAGTTAAAAAATTCAAAACCTAAGTGAATCTATATAAAAAACATACTAACATTCAGCATATTAAACAAATACCACCCTCTTTATTTTAAATTATAATCAATATAAAAAATATTAAacatagaaaagctaaaagttcttATATTTAGTAATTGAAGAAACACTAGATTCATTGTGAAATAGTTTTACTATATGCATTTAGAGGCGCACAAGCCACATACAGTAAAGCAAAAGTGGTAGCATGTGGCCCAACTTTTTAAACTTTTCTAACCGGCACAAGCCATCATTTCAAGGGGCCCATGTCCGTGCGCCAAGCTTGTCACCGTGCCACTCCAGAAACCACACCACTGACACGCACGTAGTAGGCCGCATGTCACAGTGCCACCACAAATAAGATTGGTCATCCAAAGGAAAAAGGGCTCGACGCCAATGTTCATGGCGCCGACCCCTGCCACGCAAGCGCGAAATCAGCATACCGGAGTAGAGATGGCAACGAGTACAAATTCGCTGGGTTTTGCCATCCCAAACCTGTATCCGTGAAAAATATCTATACCTATTAAAAAACctgatatagctgaggtgcccgatctttcagcgagtggagataattccgatttggcggaagattactcttgcgatccgactacgacgagcaagcccgaggcgccaatgcaatcgctgaaccaactccatgtggttaccgaccttgctgatgcgagatcgacctgatcacgaagatcgtttcctgtgcacaatcgaagaacgaacaagaaaaagatgcgagcaatctaatctattactcgagggtggagttctgaatacactaagacagcgctgatttgcgtgtgttcgagagtagctaaagctaacgtaaaacaaaacccgcagaacaaaggaggcgcagctcctggataaatagagaggggggcgcagcccctaggggcggccaaccctaggtcgtccactatgggccgcagttgggctggtcgtctattcttctgggccctcattcttcagtagcatgacgtagttaagatctctggcacgggcccgagtgattggcccttgatatg
It contains:
- the LOC103631716 gene encoding pheophorbide a oxygenase, chloroplastic; amino-acid sequence: MRATIPALSLLVTPRLPSLAVPLAGGRLRVGGRSRTRLRVAAPTSVPGEAAEQAEPSTSAPESGEKFSWRDHWYPVSLVEDLDPSRPTPFQLLNRDLVIWKEPKSGEWVALDDRCPHRLAPLSEGRIDETGCLQCSYHGWSFDGSGACTKIPQAMPEGPEARAVRSPKACAIKFPTLVSQGLLFVWPDENGWEKAAATKPPMLPKEFEDPAFSTVTIQRDLFYGYDTLMENVSDPSHIEFAHHKVTGRRDRARPLTFRMESSGAWGYSGANSGNPRITATFEAPCYALNKIEIDTKLPIFGDQKWVIWICSFNIPMAPGKTRSIVCSARNFFQFTMPGKAWWQLVPRWYEHWTSNLVYDGDMIVLQGQEKIFLAATKESSTDINQQYTKITFTPTQADRFVLAFRTWLRKFGNSQPEWFGNPTQEALPSTVLSKREMLDRYEQHTLKCSSCKGAYNAFQNLQKVFMGATVVCCAAAGIPPDVQLRLLIGAAALVSAAIAYAFHELQKNFVFVDYVHADID